The proteins below come from a single Thermotoga sp. KOL6 genomic window:
- the panC gene encoding pantoate--beta-alanine ligase: protein MRVIETIEEMKRFSEEMRERKKTIGFVPTMGYLHEGHLSLVRRAREENDVVVVSIFVNPTQFGPNEDYERYPRDFERDKKLLKEEKVDCVFHPSVEEMYPSDFSTYVEETMLSRHLCGKSRPGHFRGVCTVVAKLFNIVKPHRAYFGQKDAQQFRVLRRMVRDLNMDVEMIECPIVREPDGLAMSSRNVYLSPDERTQALALYQSLKIAENLFMNGEKNANRIKEEMIKHLSKFDKVKIDYVEIADEETLEPVEQIDRRVIVAIAAWVGKARLIDNTILG, encoded by the coding sequence ATGAGGGTAATAGAAACTATAGAGGAGATGAAGCGCTTTTCAGAAGAAATGAGAGAAAGAAAAAAGACAATTGGTTTCGTTCCCACCATGGGTTATCTTCACGAAGGGCATCTTTCCCTTGTTAGAAGAGCGCGCGAGGAGAACGATGTGGTTGTAGTGAGTATCTTTGTGAATCCTACCCAATTCGGTCCCAACGAAGATTACGAAAGATATCCAAGAGATTTTGAGAGAGACAAGAAACTTCTCAAGGAAGAGAAAGTGGATTGTGTTTTTCACCCCTCTGTTGAAGAAATGTATCCTTCAGATTTTTCGACCTATGTAGAAGAAACAATGCTTTCAAGACACCTTTGCGGCAAATCTAGACCTGGACATTTCCGAGGAGTGTGCACTGTGGTTGCAAAGCTTTTCAACATCGTAAAACCTCACAGAGCATATTTCGGTCAAAAAGATGCACAACAGTTCAGAGTGTTGAGAAGAATGGTGAGAGATTTGAACATGGATGTTGAAATGATCGAGTGTCCAATAGTGAGAGAACCGGACGGACTGGCTATGAGCTCGAGAAACGTGTATTTGTCCCCCGACGAAAGAACGCAAGCACTAGCACTTTACCAATCTTTGAAAATTGCGGAGAATCTCTTCATGAACGGCGAGAAAAATGCAAATCGTATAAAAGAGGAAATGATCAAGCATCTTTCCAAGTTTGATAAGGTAAAGATAGATTATGTGGAGATTGCCGATGAAGAAACTTTGGAGCCGGTCGAGCAAATTGACCGTAGAGTGATAGTTGCGATTGCCGCATGGGTTGGGAAGGCTCGATTGATAGACAACACGATCCTGGGGTGA
- a CDS encoding metallophosphoesterase, whose amino-acid sequence MKKFLVISDMHIPVRMANLPDEVLDYLKDYDGVIGLGDYVDLDTVILLEKLSKEFYGVHGNMDYPDVKEHLPFSKMLLIEGVTIGMCHGWGAPWDLKERLLKLFKEKPKVILFGHTHEPEDTMKAGVRFLNPGSLAEGSYGVLIIDGGEVKFELKKL is encoded by the coding sequence ATGAAGAAATTTTTGGTGATCTCTGACATGCACATTCCTGTAAGAATGGCGAATCTTCCCGATGAAGTCCTGGATTATTTGAAAGATTACGACGGTGTAATAGGCCTTGGGGACTACGTGGATCTTGATACAGTGATTCTTCTGGAAAAACTCTCTAAAGAATTCTATGGTGTTCACGGGAACATGGATTACCCAGATGTTAAAGAACATTTACCATTTTCCAAGATGTTGTTGATCGAAGGAGTAACTATAGGTATGTGCCATGGCTGGGGCGCGCCTTGGGATTTGAAGGAACGTCTTCTTAAATTGTTCAAAGAAAAGCCCAAAGTAATTCTTTTCGGACATACTCACGAACCAGAGGACACAATGAAGGCGGGTGTCAGATTTTTGAATCCTGGAAGTTTGGCTGAAGGTTCTTACGGTGTTCTCATAATAGACGGAGGTGAGGTGAAATTCGAACTGAAGAAATTGTAG
- a CDS encoding archease has translation MRRPLEHTADIAYEISGESFLDLLQEVRNILLEVEGIEVNEEKKEKFYIFEETEDNFFDIVNDWIAEISKNWAPWRLEINGNRIKVVFRKIKRREGTEIKALTYHLLKFERGNGTLKTKVVFDI, from the coding sequence GTGAGAAGACCGCTCGAACACACTGCCGACATCGCTTATGAAATCTCCGGAGAATCTTTTTTGGATTTGTTACAAGAGGTAAGAAATATCCTCTTAGAAGTAGAAGGAATCGAGGTGAACGAAGAAAAAAAAGAGAAGTTTTATATTTTCGAAGAAACAGAGGATAACTTTTTCGACATAGTGAACGATTGGATAGCGGAAATATCTAAAAACTGGGCTCCATGGAGACTAGAGATTAATGGGAACAGAATAAAAGTAGTGTTCAGAAAAATCAAGCGTAGAGAGGGAACGGAGATAAAAGCTTTGACATACCACTTGTTGAAGTTCGAGAGAGGCAATGGAACCTTGAAGACAAAGGTGGTGTTCGACATTTGA
- a CDS encoding rhomboid family intramembrane serine protease, with the protein MFPLYDILPSRKKPYVTVALILINIVVFVYQLTLGDRELLVFMYKYGLVPARYTVDRVREALGFSLFPFISHMFLHGGFWHILGNMWFLWIFGDNTEDEMGHFGYALFYLSAGVFAALVQFAFFLHSTTPMIGASGAVSGVMGAYFVLFPYSRIVTLFPFFFFLTLVEIPAFYYLLIWFFIQVMNSLVGTYGVAWWAHIGGFVYGMLWGYILRMKRIHRYRY; encoded by the coding sequence ATGTTTCCACTCTACGATATTCTTCCGAGTAGAAAGAAACCGTACGTGACCGTTGCTTTGATTCTGATAAACATAGTTGTTTTTGTCTACCAACTTACATTGGGTGACAGAGAGCTTCTCGTCTTCATGTACAAATACGGATTGGTACCGGCACGTTATACGGTTGACAGAGTGAGGGAAGCATTGGGATTCTCTCTCTTCCCTTTCATAAGTCATATGTTTCTCCACGGTGGCTTCTGGCATATACTGGGTAACATGTGGTTCCTTTGGATTTTTGGAGATAACACCGAAGACGAAATGGGTCACTTTGGTTACGCTCTCTTTTATTTATCGGCTGGCGTATTTGCCGCATTGGTTCAGTTTGCATTCTTTCTTCATTCAACAACCCCCATGATTGGGGCTTCTGGAGCTGTTTCTGGAGTGATGGGGGCTTATTTCGTGCTCTTTCCTTACTCGAGAATTGTGACACTCTTTCCGTTTTTCTTCTTTCTAACCCTAGTGGAAATCCCTGCTTTTTACTATCTTCTAATATGGTTTTTTATACAAGTCATGAACAGTCTTGTCGGAACGTATGGAGTTGCTTGGTGGGCACACATAGGAGGATTTGTCTATGGGATGTTATGGGGGTATATTTTAAGGATGAAAAGAATACACAGGTACAGATATTGA
- the lexA gene encoding transcriptional repressor LexA — MKELTQRQKNVLLFIEEFIEKNGFPPSVREIARRFRITPRGALLHLIALEKKGYIERKNGRPRALKITRSIRNKVPLIGEIRAGEKREAVEYLEDFMEVPKSFLSNGYDHFLLRVKGDSMIEEHICEGDLVLVRRQEWAQNGDIVVAMVDGEVTLKKFFQRGNTVELRPANREMSSMYFKAESVKILGKVVGVFRKL; from the coding sequence TTGAAAGAACTCACTCAGCGTCAAAAAAACGTATTGCTTTTTATAGAGGAATTCATAGAGAAGAACGGCTTCCCCCCTTCAGTGCGGGAAATAGCTCGACGTTTTAGAATTACACCGCGTGGTGCCCTTCTTCATTTGATCGCACTGGAGAAGAAAGGATACATAGAAAGAAAGAATGGAAGACCTAGAGCTTTGAAGATCACAAGGAGCATCAGAAATAAAGTGCCGTTGATCGGCGAAATCAGAGCTGGTGAGAAAAGGGAAGCAGTTGAGTATCTCGAAGATTTCATGGAGGTTCCCAAGAGTTTTCTTTCGAACGGATACGACCATTTTCTCTTGAGGGTGAAGGGAGACAGTATGATAGAAGAACATATCTGTGAGGGTGACTTAGTTTTGGTGAGAAGACAGGAATGGGCGCAGAATGGTGATATTGTGGTGGCAATGGTAGATGGAGAGGTTACCTTGAAAAAGTTTTTTCAAAGGGGAAATACTGTTGAATTAAGACCTGCGAACCGCGAAATGAGTTCCATGTATTTTAAAGCAGAGAGTGTTAAAATACTTGGAAAAGTTGTCGGTGTATTCCGAAAACTCTGA
- a CDS encoding anti-sigma factor antagonist, whose protein sequence is MFPYRIENDVVILIPKGELSIENAHLFKKWVLDEFLNKGYNKILLVLSDVESMDSFSLGVIVNILKSINSTGGFFAVVSPSEKVERILEITGLNRIVKIYDTISEALEEVRKS, encoded by the coding sequence ATGTTTCCTTACAGAATTGAGAACGACGTTGTAATACTCATTCCGAAAGGAGAACTCAGCATAGAAAATGCTCATTTGTTCAAAAAGTGGGTGCTCGACGAGTTTTTGAATAAGGGTTACAACAAAATATTGCTCGTGTTGTCCGATGTAGAAAGTATGGACAGTTTCAGTCTTGGAGTTATCGTGAACATTCTAAAGAGTATAAACAGTACGGGGGGATTCTTTGCCGTGGTATCACCGAGTGAGAAAGTGGAAAGGATCCTTGAAATCACCGGTCTTAATCGGATCGTGAAAATATACGACACTATATCAGAAGCCTTGGAGGAGGTGCGAAAAAGTTGA
- a CDS encoding DUF4438 domain-containing protein → MRTNKDKIVRISVMGEIAPAKMRSPYSITTEGTVKVIPVLGGITYNVKIGYSAYGWEGDHVEPGVSVAARRKEEEIPLMTLSCIGNEAVVMSGDAKGSRGMVTGKHGGVNHVIVHFEDEVLEKLMVGDKILIKAWGQGLKLIDYPKVKVMNVDPDLLERIGITEENGKLRVPVVAKIPAHFMGSGIGASSSASTDYDIMALDSREFGVEDLKLGDLVAIMNHDNSYGVGKYKRGSISIGVVVHSACVSAGHGPGVVVIMTGEESVLVPEIAEKSNISECLNLR, encoded by the coding sequence ATGCGAACCAACAAAGATAAAATCGTACGAATCTCGGTCATGGGCGAGATAGCTCCCGCTAAGATGCGTTCTCCTTACAGCATAACCACGGAAGGAACGGTGAAAGTAATACCGGTACTCGGCGGGATCACTTACAACGTGAAAATTGGATATAGTGCTTACGGATGGGAAGGGGATCATGTGGAACCAGGAGTATCTGTTGCAGCGAGAAGAAAGGAAGAAGAAATTCCACTTATGACGTTATCCTGCATAGGAAACGAAGCTGTTGTTATGTCTGGAGATGCGAAGGGCAGTAGAGGAATGGTAACAGGAAAACACGGTGGAGTTAACCACGTCATAGTGCACTTCGAAGATGAGGTGTTGGAAAAACTCATGGTGGGCGATAAGATTCTAATAAAGGCGTGGGGACAGGGCTTAAAGTTAATCGACTATCCCAAAGTGAAGGTTATGAACGTAGATCCTGATCTTTTGGAAAGGATCGGTATAACTGAAGAAAATGGTAAATTACGAGTACCAGTCGTGGCTAAGATTCCTGCCCACTTTATGGGGTCTGGAATCGGAGCATCGAGCAGTGCTTCAACGGATTACGATATAATGGCGTTGGATTCCAGAGAATTTGGTGTCGAAGATCTCAAACTAGGAGACTTAGTGGCTATAATGAACCATGATAATTCCTATGGTGTGGGAAAATACAAGAGAGGATCGATTTCCATAGGGGTTGTTGTACACTCAGCATGTGTATCGGCAGGGCATGGACCCGGAGTTGTTGTGATAATGACAGGAGAAGAATCGGTGTTGGTACCAGAGATAGCTGAAAAGTCGAATATTTCTGAGTGTTTGAACCTGAGGTGA
- a CDS encoding DUF501 domain-containing protein: MKEVVFRCPFGYPVVVESFPIKDGKPFPTLYWLTCPHLRKEVSRIESEGFIRKIEERISRDRNFYEKMKRAHIEIIKRREKLLPIGHPFREVLKRVGTGGIKDFSKLKCLHLHLADYLAGVENPVGKMIWDLIENKFCENGICKTGEAEK, from the coding sequence ATGAAAGAAGTGGTATTTCGCTGTCCTTTCGGATATCCTGTTGTTGTAGAGAGCTTTCCAATAAAAGACGGAAAGCCTTTCCCTACCTTGTACTGGCTCACCTGCCCTCATTTGAGAAAGGAAGTTTCCAGAATAGAAAGTGAAGGATTCATAAGAAAGATCGAAGAACGAATTTCGAGGGATCGAAATTTTTATGAAAAAATGAAAAGAGCACATATTGAGATTATAAAAAGGAGAGAAAAACTACTACCGATTGGACATCCCTTTAGAGAAGTCTTGAAAAGGGTAGGAACAGGGGGTATCAAAGATTTTTCGAAATTGAAATGCTTACATCTTCATCTTGCGGATTATTTGGCTGGTGTGGAGAATCCTGTAGGAAAGATGATTTGGGATCTCATCGAAAACAAGTTCTGTGAAAACGGTATTTGCAAAACTGGGGAGGCGGAAAAATGA
- a CDS encoding 50S ribosomal protein L11 methyltransferase — protein MKFKEIIFSLKEDEEKLVDTFYREEFFNFAIEEDEKGNKFLKVYLREGETLPDFLKNLDTLEERITSPGDWTVELEPFEITEGIIIDPTEKLKEYEYGKIVIKLSPGLAFGTGLHPTTRMSAYFLKKYLKENDKVLDVGTGTGILAIIAKKLGASLVIAVDVDDQAVEVAKENVEKNDVDVIVKNSDLLSKVDGVYDIVVSNILAEVLLKLLTEVNRVTHENSVLILSGVVERKEYMIKEKAYKEGWNTVERKQEREWVTLVMKRL, from the coding sequence ATGAAGTTTAAGGAAATCATCTTCTCTCTGAAGGAAGATGAAGAAAAGCTTGTCGATACATTTTATAGAGAAGAATTTTTCAATTTTGCTATAGAAGAGGACGAAAAAGGTAACAAGTTTCTCAAGGTGTATCTCCGAGAAGGAGAGACTCTTCCTGATTTTTTGAAAAATCTAGACACTTTAGAAGAAAGAATCACTTCACCGGGCGATTGGACTGTCGAATTGGAACCTTTTGAAATAACTGAGGGGATCATCATAGATCCTACAGAGAAGCTAAAAGAGTACGAATATGGGAAAATAGTGATAAAACTCTCACCAGGTCTTGCCTTTGGCACGGGTCTTCATCCAACCACTCGAATGAGTGCGTACTTTTTGAAAAAGTATCTCAAGGAAAACGACAAAGTTCTCGATGTTGGTACTGGTACAGGTATTCTCGCCATCATAGCAAAAAAACTTGGAGCATCCTTGGTGATAGCGGTTGATGTAGACGATCAAGCAGTTGAAGTTGCTAAAGAAAACGTAGAAAAGAACGATGTAGACGTGATAGTGAAAAATTCTGATCTCCTCTCCAAGGTTGATGGTGTTTACGACATTGTGGTTTCAAACATACTTGCAGAAGTTCTTTTGAAACTGCTTACAGAAGTGAACAGGGTCACCCATGAGAATTCTGTTCTTATTCTTTCAGGAGTTGTAGAAAGAAAGGAATACATGATCAAAGAAAAGGCATACAAAGAAGGATGGAACACGGTGGAAAGGAAGCAAGAGAGAGAATGGGTCACTCTCGTGATGAAAAGATTGTAG
- the metG gene encoding methionine--tRNA ligase, producing the protein MKFYITTPIYYVNSEPHIGSAYTTIVADIIARYKRFMGYDVFFLTGTDEHGQKVLQAAQKAGKDPQEFCDELAEKFKQLWKELKITNDYFIRTTDETHMKTVQKFVAKMKENGDVYKGVYKGWYCVPCETFWNDDEVIKDGDERFCPECKRPVKWVEEENYFFRLSKYRDALLKYYEEHPDFVEPDFRRNEMLKILEGGLKDLSITRTSFKWGVPVEDDPDHVIYVWVDALINYVSAIGYGWNDEMFNKWWPADLHLIGKEINRFHSIIWPAMLMSVGLPLPKKVFAHGWLTVNGQKISKSLGNAIDPRFFVNRYGNDVVRYYLIRDIVFGKDGDFSEERLVHRLNSDLANDYGNLLHRITAMINKYLGGKLPKPSKEESIDRWIKERFLETKGNYYSLMDSYRLTEALDKVWEFIADINKYFNDTKPWVLSKEGKIERLNTVLYNSLEAVFKVALMTLPMMPDTSEEVFRRVSFDEKPSQEHLETWGVLKSGSNVTHGDPLFKKIDTKTFKKVVETVSVGENLITIDDFARVDLRTAKVLEAEKVPNSKKLIRLIVDLGTERRQIVAGIAEYYKPEELVGKTIIVVANLKPAKLMGIESQGMLLAAKSNDTLRLLTVDGEITPGAKVS; encoded by the coding sequence TTGAAATTCTACATCACTACTCCCATATATTATGTGAACTCCGAACCGCATATAGGAAGCGCCTATACCACTATTGTAGCTGATATCATCGCTCGTTACAAACGTTTCATGGGATACGATGTTTTCTTTCTGACCGGTACCGATGAACATGGACAAAAGGTCTTGCAAGCTGCTCAAAAAGCGGGAAAAGATCCTCAAGAATTTTGTGATGAACTTGCAGAAAAATTTAAACAATTGTGGAAAGAATTGAAAATCACCAACGATTATTTCATTCGGACTACAGATGAGACACACATGAAAACTGTTCAGAAATTCGTTGCGAAAATGAAAGAAAACGGAGACGTTTACAAAGGCGTTTATAAAGGATGGTATTGTGTCCCGTGCGAGACTTTTTGGAACGATGATGAGGTTATAAAAGACGGTGATGAGCGTTTCTGTCCTGAATGTAAAAGACCTGTCAAGTGGGTAGAGGAGGAAAATTACTTCTTCAGGCTTTCCAAATACAGAGATGCTCTTCTGAAATACTACGAGGAACATCCTGACTTCGTGGAACCCGATTTTCGCCGAAACGAAATGCTGAAGATACTGGAGGGTGGACTCAAGGATTTGAGTATCACCAGGACGTCGTTCAAATGGGGGGTTCCTGTGGAAGACGACCCTGATCACGTGATCTACGTTTGGGTGGATGCTCTTATAAACTACGTTTCCGCGATCGGATATGGGTGGAACGATGAAATGTTCAACAAATGGTGGCCTGCCGATCTACACCTTATAGGAAAGGAGATAAATAGATTTCATTCTATTATTTGGCCTGCTATGTTGATGTCGGTCGGATTGCCACTTCCGAAAAAGGTTTTTGCTCATGGTTGGCTCACTGTGAACGGCCAAAAGATCAGTAAATCACTTGGAAATGCCATAGATCCACGATTTTTTGTCAACCGTTATGGAAACGACGTGGTTAGATACTACTTGATAAGGGATATTGTTTTCGGAAAGGACGGAGATTTCTCGGAAGAAAGGTTGGTTCACAGATTAAACTCAGATCTTGCAAACGATTATGGAAATCTCTTACACAGGATCACAGCGATGATAAATAAGTACCTCGGCGGAAAACTTCCAAAACCTTCAAAAGAAGAGAGCATTGACAGATGGATAAAAGAAAGATTTCTCGAAACGAAAGGAAATTATTACAGTCTCATGGATTCTTACAGACTCACCGAAGCCCTGGATAAAGTTTGGGAGTTCATAGCAGACATTAACAAATACTTCAACGACACCAAACCGTGGGTTCTGAGTAAAGAAGGAAAGATCGAAAGATTGAACACCGTTCTCTACAACTCTCTCGAGGCTGTCTTCAAAGTAGCACTCATGACACTTCCTATGATGCCCGATACCTCTGAAGAGGTTTTCAGGAGAGTTTCGTTCGATGAGAAACCTTCCCAGGAGCACCTGGAGACTTGGGGGGTATTGAAATCGGGATCTAACGTGACTCATGGGGACCCTCTCTTCAAAAAGATAGATACTAAGACATTTAAAAAGGTGGTGGAAACTGTGTCGGTTGGGGAAAATCTGATCACCATAGATGATTTTGCAAGAGTAGACTTGAGAACCGCAAAAGTACTTGAAGCAGAGAAAGTGCCGAACTCTAAAAAACTCATAAGGTTGATTGTTGATCTCGGAACGGAAAGAAGACAAATAGTTGCAGGAATAGCCGAATATTATAAACCAGAAGAGCTTGTGGGTAAAACCATTATTGTCGTTGCAAATTTGAAACCAGCCAAACTCATGGGAATCGAATCTCAAGGAATGTTACTTGCAGCGAAATCGAACGATACACTGAGACTTTTAACAGTAGATGGAGAGATCACACCTGGTGCCAAGGTGTCTTAA
- the rpiB gene encoding ribose 5-phosphate isomerase B, which translates to MKIAIASDHAAFELKEKVKNYLLNKGIDVLDHGTYTEESVDYPDYAKKVVQSVLSNEVDYGILLCGTGLGMSIAANRYKGIRAALCLFPDMARFARSHNNANILVLPGRLIGAELAFWIVDTFLSTSFDGGRHERRIKKIDEV; encoded by the coding sequence TTGAAAATCGCTATAGCTTCAGATCATGCAGCCTTCGAGCTCAAAGAGAAGGTAAAGAATTACTTGTTGAACAAAGGGATCGATGTATTGGATCATGGTACGTACACCGAAGAATCGGTGGATTATCCAGATTACGCAAAAAAGGTCGTACAATCAGTTCTATCCAACGAAGTAGATTATGGAATCCTTCTTTGTGGAACTGGTCTCGGTATGTCCATAGCTGCGAACAGATATAAAGGCATACGGGCAGCACTCTGCCTTTTTCCTGACATGGCAAGATTTGCAAGATCTCATAACAACGCCAATATCCTTGTTCTCCCTGGAAGACTTATAGGAGCAGAACTCGCCTTCTGGATAGTCGATACTTTCCTTTCGACTTCTTTCGATGGAGGAAGACACGAAAGGAGAATCAAAAAGATCGATGAAGTTTAA
- the gyrA gene encoding DNA gyrase subunit A, with protein sequence MPEFLIDKPIEDELVESYLLYSMSVIVGRAIPDVRDGLKPVQRRILYGMYELGLTHNSPTKKSARIVGEVMGKYHPHGDAPVYDALVRMAQSFTMRYPLIEGQGNFGSIDRDPPAAMRYTEARLTKLAEEMLEDIEKNVVNMIDNFDGTLKEPEVLPSKVPNLIINGASGIAVGMATNIPPHNLSETVDALIYLIDHPEATVEELMQFIKGPDFPTGAIVVNGSELRSVYEEGRGRIVVRGKVHVEEGKKVKKIVITEIPYGVSKAGLIEQIAKIVRNDDSLPVRNIRDESDKRGMRVVIEIPKDANEEVVINNLYKKTSLQDYFNVQMLVIDKNKRPRLMNLKGLLEAFLEHRFEVIRRRAEYEYEQYSKRAHVVEGLLKAARAIGVVVDIVRSSKDVETARRALMETFEITEAQAKAILDMRLSRLTSLEIEKLQDEYSELVKKISEVKEILEKDVKVKEIMKKEFKYLKERYGDPRRTKITDEELRYDMEELIAEEDIVITLSHKGYLKSTPLSSYRSQRRGGKGITVSKLSEDDEVEFVVVTKNISSTLFITNLGKAYVLKNYQIETTGRNTRGRHISAFLNLEETEKVVALAPLNGKGKDLVIVTKHGKIKRTALEEFENATSNRGVRAIRIEAGDEIISARVIDSERGSLVVATKLGMVIRFPVSDVRRMGRNAAGVQAIKLQPDDEVVSMDVVPSENEGEILTVTEKGFGKRTPVELYRIQKRGGTGLRNISDVKKTGYVVAVRYVRGDEEIVVVTKNGMMIRIPVSDIGIIGRITKGVKLIELGDDSISKVAVVK encoded by the coding sequence ATGCCGGAGTTTCTGATAGACAAACCTATAGAGGATGAGCTTGTCGAGTCTTATCTCCTCTACTCGATGAGTGTTATTGTAGGAAGGGCCATTCCAGATGTGAGAGATGGGCTCAAACCTGTTCAGAGGCGTATCTTGTATGGAATGTATGAACTCGGTCTTACCCATAACTCTCCAACGAAGAAGAGTGCAAGAATCGTTGGAGAAGTTATGGGTAAATACCATCCCCATGGGGATGCTCCTGTCTACGACGCGCTCGTGAGAATGGCACAGTCTTTCACGATGAGATATCCCCTCATAGAAGGGCAAGGAAATTTTGGCTCCATAGACAGAGATCCTCCCGCTGCCATGAGATACACGGAAGCAAGACTCACCAAACTCGCAGAAGAAATGCTCGAAGACATAGAGAAGAACGTAGTGAACATGATAGACAATTTCGATGGAACTTTGAAAGAACCTGAGGTTCTCCCTTCTAAGGTGCCAAATTTGATAATAAACGGAGCTTCAGGGATCGCTGTTGGAATGGCCACCAACATACCTCCTCACAATCTGTCTGAAACCGTTGACGCGTTGATTTATTTGATAGATCATCCTGAAGCAACCGTTGAAGAACTAATGCAATTCATAAAAGGACCAGATTTCCCAACGGGTGCGATTGTTGTGAACGGTTCTGAACTACGAAGTGTTTACGAAGAGGGAAGAGGACGGATAGTTGTCAGAGGGAAAGTTCATGTTGAGGAAGGAAAAAAGGTAAAGAAGATCGTTATCACCGAAATCCCCTATGGAGTGAGTAAAGCAGGTCTCATCGAACAGATTGCGAAAATAGTGAGAAATGACGATTCGCTTCCTGTGAGAAATATCAGAGATGAATCAGATAAGCGTGGAATGAGAGTGGTTATAGAAATTCCGAAAGATGCCAACGAAGAAGTGGTGATAAATAACCTCTACAAAAAAACCTCTCTTCAAGACTATTTCAACGTGCAGATGTTGGTTATAGACAAAAACAAGAGACCTAGGCTGATGAATCTGAAAGGATTACTAGAAGCTTTTCTGGAGCATCGTTTCGAAGTCATAAGAAGGAGAGCCGAATACGAATATGAACAGTACTCCAAACGAGCCCACGTTGTGGAAGGATTGTTGAAAGCAGCGAGAGCCATTGGTGTGGTGGTGGACATAGTCAGGAGTAGCAAAGATGTGGAAACCGCTAGAAGAGCACTGATGGAGACCTTCGAAATAACAGAGGCTCAGGCGAAAGCTATTCTTGATATGAGGCTCTCGAGACTTACTTCACTCGAGATAGAAAAACTTCAAGATGAATACTCCGAACTAGTGAAAAAGATATCTGAGGTGAAAGAAATTCTTGAAAAAGACGTAAAAGTCAAGGAAATAATGAAAAAGGAATTCAAATATCTTAAGGAACGTTACGGTGACCCAAGAAGGACCAAAATCACAGACGAAGAACTCAGATACGATATGGAAGAACTCATTGCGGAAGAAGATATTGTGATCACTTTGAGCCACAAAGGATACTTGAAAAGCACCCCCCTTAGCAGCTACAGATCTCAAAGACGTGGCGGAAAAGGTATCACTGTTTCAAAACTATCCGAAGACGACGAGGTAGAATTCGTTGTGGTCACGAAGAATATTTCTTCCACTCTCTTCATAACGAATTTGGGAAAGGCTTATGTCCTCAAAAATTACCAAATAGAAACCACAGGGCGAAATACTAGGGGGAGACATATCTCTGCCTTCTTGAATCTTGAAGAAACAGAAAAGGTTGTAGCTCTTGCGCCTTTGAACGGGAAAGGAAAGGATCTTGTGATCGTCACAAAACATGGAAAAATCAAGAGAACCGCTTTGGAAGAGTTCGAAAACGCCACTAGCAACCGAGGTGTTAGAGCCATTCGAATAGAAGCTGGCGACGAAATTATAAGTGCTAGAGTTATAGACTCAGAAAGGGGAAGCCTCGTGGTGGCAACGAAGTTGGGAATGGTGATCAGGTTCCCCGTGAGCGATGTTAGGAGAATGGGAAGAAACGCCGCGGGTGTTCAAGCCATAAAACTTCAACCGGATGATGAGGTTGTGAGCATGGATGTGGTTCCTTCTGAAAACGAAGGTGAAATCCTCACAGTGACAGAAAAAGGTTTTGGAAAACGCACTCCAGTCGAGCTTTACAGGATACAGAAAAGAGGAGGAACCGGCCTTAGGAACATCTCGGATGTGAAGAAAACAGGATACGTTGTAGCAGTGAGATACGTAAGGGGGGACGAAGAGATAGTAGTAGTCACCAAAAACGGTATGATGATAAGGATTCCCGTTTCGGACATAGGTATCATCGGCAGAATAACCAAAGGAGTAAAACTTATAGAGCTCGGTGATGATTCTATTTCTAAAGTGGCGGTGGTGAAGTAG